Proteins found in one Dermacentor silvarum isolate Dsil-2018 chromosome 8, BIME_Dsil_1.4, whole genome shotgun sequence genomic segment:
- the LOC119461186 gene encoding LOW QUALITY PROTEIN: dolichyl-diphosphooligosaccharide--protein glycosyltransferase subunit 1-like (The sequence of the model RefSeq protein was modified relative to this genomic sequence to represent the inferred CDS: deleted 1 base in 1 codon; substituted 1 base at 1 genomic stop codon) has protein sequence MWRLTLTASTICVLFVNVFANDVVSSSLVNTNVDRNVDLQSQLVKISTKITAENKGSSPVKHYHIALTGEEKHHLAFVGAGVMQKSXPGMSLNVPHSPCGHRGFHHYRIELPAPLHPGKSVKLVVETTFSHLVTPHPTHITQAERQLALYQGNHYFLSPYVTETQVTRVSLPTPKLESFSKLKPVTHSDNLVTYGPYEQVKPYTEDKLTVHYENNNPFLTVTNLERAIEVSHWGVISVEEVIDLRHTGAVLKGSFSRYEYQRDQNGVSSVKSFKTVLPASAMDVYYRDEIGNISTSHMRVLHDSVELDVRPRFPLFGGWKTHYILGYYVPTYEYLYNAGDQYVLQMRFVDHIFDDSVVDKANVKIILPEGATDIKLRVPYQVKRLNDQRHYTYLDTIGRPVIVLEKTNLVEQHIQDFQVHYKFKKLLMLQEPLLVVVVLYLLFLLVVIYVRLDFTISKDPVHESKLQVSGLLEKAAATQDRRADLYAQHDAALAKYKASKDSSGFQASLKKINAEHKTLTQTLADCLTRLKQESVEAAEPVSELQRLDKLLREQFQQHVAQLEKFMGGKMSKQQYLDIEASIQKKKEELAEKMHTITASL, from the exons ATGTGGCGTTTAACGCTCACCGCCTCGACCATATGTGTTTTGTTCGTTAATGTGTTTGCCAATGATGTTGTTTCATCGTCATTGGTGAATACGAATGTTGATAGGAATGTGGACTTGCAGTCGCAACTTGTTAAAATTAGCACCAAAATTACAGCCGAAAATAAGGGTTCATCACCAGTCAAGCACTATCACATTGCGCTAACTGGCGAAGAAAAGCACCACTTGGCCTTCGTTGGCGCAGGCGTGA TGCAGAAAAGTTGACCCGGAATGAGTCTGAATGTTCCACACTCTCCTTGTGGTCACAGGGGATTCCACCACTACCGCATCGAGCTGCCTGCTCCCCTA CACCCTGGCAAGTCAGTGAAGCTGGTGGTCGAAACAACTTTCAGTCACCTGGTCACTCCCCACCCAACGCACATCACCCAGGCCGAACGCCAGCTTGCATTGTACCAGGGAAACCATTACTTCCTGAGCCCCTACGTCACAGAGACTCAAGTGACTCGAGTGAGCCTGCCTACCCCAAAGCTCGAGTCGTTCTCAAAGCTCAAGCCAGTGACACACTCGGACAACCTGGTCACCTATGGGCCCTATGAGCAAGTCAAGCCTTACACTGAA GACAAGCTGACTGTGCATTATGAGAACAACAACCCTTTCCTCACTGTCACAAACCTCGAGAGGGCTATCGAAGTCTCGCACTGGGGTGTCATCTCTGTTGAGGAAGTCATCGACCTGCGTCACACTGGGGCCGTCCTCAAGGGCTCTTTCTCTCGCTACGAGTACCAGCGGGACCAGAATGGTGTTTCTTCAGTCAAATCATTCAAG ACTGTCCTGCCAGCTTCGGCCATGGACGTCTACTACAGGGATGAAATTGGAAACATTTCGACAAGTCACATGAGGGTCTTGCACGACTCTGTGGAGCTGGATGTGCGCCCAAGATTCCCACTGTTCGGTGGCTGGAAGACTCACTACATCCTTGGCTACTACGTCCCTACTTACGAGTACCTTTACAATGCGG GTGACCAGTACGTCTTGCAGATGCGGTTTGTGGACCACATCTTTGATGACAGCGTTGTAGACAAGGCAAATGTCAAGATCATCCTTCCAGAGGGTGCCAC GGACATCAAGCTTCGCGTGCCATACCAGGTGAAGCGCCTGAATGACCAACGTCACTACACATACCTGGACACTATCGGGCGTCCGGTGATCGTTCTTGAAAAGACCAACCTCGTTGAGCAGCACATCCAAGACTTCCAG GTTCACTACAAGTTCAAGAAGTTGCTCATGCTCCAGGAGCCCCTTCTTGTGGTTGTGGTTCTCTACTTGCTGTTCCTGCTCGTGGTCATCTATGTCAGGCTGGATTTCACCATCAGCAAG GACCCGGTTCACGAGAGCAAGCTGCAAGTGAGCGGTCTGCTGGAGAAGGCAGCTGCTACTCAGGATCGCCGAGCTGACCTGTACGCACAGCACGATGCAGCTTTGGCCAAGTACAAGGCAAGCAAGGATTCCTCTGGTTTCCAGGCATCGCTGAAGAAGATCAACGCTGAGCACAAGACCCTGACACAAACCCTGGCCGATTGCCTCACCAGGCTGAAGCAGGAGAGCGTCGAGGCTGCTGAACCG GTTAGCGAGCTGCAGCGACTGGACAAGCTGCTCCGGGAACAGTTCCAGCAACATGTGGCCCAGCTGGAGAAGTTCATGGGTGGCAAGATGAGCAAGCAGCAGTACCTGGACATCGAGGCCAGCAttcagaagaagaaagaagagctGGCCGAGAAGATGCACACTATCACCGCCTCACTCTAG